A region of Hydrogenimonas cancrithermarum DNA encodes the following proteins:
- a CDS encoding efflux RND transporter periplasmic adaptor subunit, with translation MKKLWIWLIPLGLMAEPPSVEQLFNVQTVKVKKVTTAYEKSFYGLLKADERRIVDVVPRFGGFVVELYADRIYTRIKKGEALAKVYSPEVFKAKEEYLNSLRYAKKRGNRGMVESAKRKLQLLGIDNNEIVQCTKTGRADPYTLIRAPQSGYLFGKDLFNGSAFNAKSRIFRIVGLENIWVEAKISEPDIPRVMGAKAFSVTTKAVSGTFEAKHPFLYPSIDPQSALATLRLDVKNENGKLMPGMFATLHAKSAPKAMLVLPRRAVIRKMNRWYVFKAGEFEGEYEPVEVSIKPIDNERYAILSGLSEGDEVVNNALFMIDSDAQINGSF, from the coding sequence ATGAAAAAACTCTGGATATGGCTGATCCCTTTGGGGCTCATGGCCGAACCGCCGAGCGTCGAGCAGCTCTTCAACGTGCAGACGGTGAAGGTGAAAAAAGTGACCACGGCTTACGAAAAAAGTTTTTACGGTCTGCTCAAAGCCGACGAACGGCGTATCGTCGACGTCGTACCGCGATTCGGCGGCTTCGTCGTCGAACTCTATGCCGACAGGATCTACACCCGCATCAAGAAGGGTGAAGCGTTGGCCAAAGTCTACTCGCCGGAAGTTTTCAAGGCCAAAGAGGAGTATCTCAACTCTCTGCGTTACGCAAAGAAACGGGGCAATAGGGGGATGGTCGAAAGTGCCAAGCGCAAGCTTCAGCTATTGGGCATCGATAATAATGAGATCGTACAATGCACAAAAACAGGCAGAGCCGACCCCTACACTCTCATCCGCGCCCCGCAAAGCGGATATCTTTTTGGAAAGGATCTTTTTAATGGGAGTGCGTTCAATGCCAAGTCACGCATCTTCCGTATTGTAGGATTGGAGAATATCTGGGTCGAAGCCAAAATCAGCGAACCCGACATTCCGCGCGTCATGGGGGCCAAAGCGTTTTCGGTGACGACCAAAGCGGTCAGCGGAACGTTTGAAGCCAAGCATCCGTTTCTCTATCCGTCCATCGATCCACAAAGCGCACTGGCAACACTGCGACTCGATGTCAAAAATGAAAATGGAAAACTGATGCCCGGCATGTTCGCCACGCTGCATGCCAAAAGCGCTCCCAAAGCGATGCTGGTCCTGCCGAGGAGGGCCGTCATACGCAAGATGAACCGCTGGTACGTCTTCAAAGCAGGCGAATTCGAAGGGGAGTACGAACCGGTGGAGGTCTCCATCAAACCGATCGACAACGAACGATATGCCATTCTTTCGGGGCTCTCGGAAGGCGATGAAGTGGTGAACAATGCCTTGTTCATGATCGACAGCGATGCGCAGATCAATGGATCGTTTTAG